The Halorhabdus sp. BNX81 genome includes a region encoding these proteins:
- a CDS encoding sulfatase-like hydrolase/transferase: MDLPRYRLSHLRSAIRNPKRAFLELNKIYYTKVHGWEGIDIVEEDWDNLIVLDACRYDSFRELNTISGKLEKVHSKGSMTVQFLRENFPDDGYPEIVYVSANPNITWLDAKFHKRIRLWENHTDGDKGVVPPQSVTAESLKYLDQYPNKRVIIHYMQPHYPFIGDFGQSLYERGLIEHRNNGNEFWHQISTREASKQDFKMAYEENLRIVLQEVEKLTENIDGKTIITSDHGNEFGRLGVYGHPSGTFTKGLTEVPWFIINSGVRKTIYSGTATDGPIEQDTQLDDKLEALGYA, encoded by the coding sequence ATGGATCTCCCTCGATACAGATTATCGCATTTGCGTTCTGCAATTAGAAATCCAAAGAGAGCATTTTTAGAATTAAATAAGATATACTATACTAAAGTTCATGGGTGGGAAGGTATTGATATTGTAGAAGAAGACTGGGATAATTTAATCGTTTTGGACGCGTGCCGATACGATTCTTTTCGAGAATTAAATACTATATCGGGTAAATTAGAAAAAGTTCACTCAAAAGGTTCTATGACAGTCCAATTTCTCCGAGAAAATTTCCCAGATGATGGATATCCAGAAATAGTATATGTTTCGGCAAATCCAAATATCACCTGGCTTGATGCGAAATTCCATAAGCGAATTAGATTGTGGGAAAATCATACCGATGGTGATAAAGGTGTTGTTCCACCACAGTCAGTGACAGCAGAATCATTGAAATATCTGGACCAATATCCAAATAAGCGTGTGATAATCCACTATATGCAGCCTCATTATCCGTTCATTGGTGATTTCGGTCAGAGTCTATATGAGCGGGGATTGATAGAACACCGTAATAATGGAAACGAGTTCTGGCATCAAATTTCTACACGGGAAGCCAGTAAACAGGACTTTAAAATGGCTTATGAAGAAAATCTCCGAATTGTTCTGCAGGAAGTCGAAAAATTAACTGAAAATATTGACGGGAAGACGATAATTACATCAGATCATGGAAATGAGTTTGGGCGGCTCGGGGTATATGGTCATCCAAGTGGGACATTCACTAAAGGATTGACAGAGGTCCCATGGTTTATTATTAATAGTGGTGTGAGAAAGACAATATATTCAGGAACTGCAACTGATGGTCCAATTGAACAAGATACACAATTGGACGATAAATTGGAAGCATTAGGATATGCGTGA
- a CDS encoding class I SAM-dependent methyltransferase: MDNTPETMETKSRNIYEKFQDWILAKKNRLSHQKVDRSWREEDEYYTFNIGGFSGGTKDRPEFSARYYYEISQLIDVISEYDISAERSLEIGSGYGRVSPWIGRHSSDHYGVEPNSKVRKKSQKLYPGITWTGDRLPDLEFEQESFDLVVTWTVLQHIPPSLIQESIEEIERVTTEDAVVLICEETVGDAGSHTWPRSVESYKEAFADFTLIDHKTRTVEPTYPEHAGEIMIFKR, from the coding sequence ATGGATAACACACCCGAAACCATGGAAACGAAATCAAGAAATATATATGAGAAGTTTCAAGATTGGATCTTAGCGAAGAAAAATAGATTGTCCCATCAAAAGGTGGATAGAAGTTGGAGAGAAGAAGACGAGTACTATACGTTTAATATCGGCGGGTTTTCAGGAGGAACCAAAGATAGGCCAGAATTCTCCGCGAGATACTATTACGAAATATCCCAGTTGATAGATGTCATTTCAGAATATGACATTTCAGCCGAAAGGTCACTGGAGATCGGGAGCGGTTACGGGCGGGTATCACCATGGATCGGACGCCACTCGTCGGACCATTATGGCGTGGAGCCGAATTCGAAAGTTCGAAAAAAGTCACAGAAATTGTATCCGGGTATTACATGGACCGGAGATCGTCTACCGGACCTAGAATTCGAACAAGAATCATTTGATCTCGTCGTAACCTGGACAGTCCTGCAGCACATACCGCCATCTCTGATACAGGAATCCATTGAGGAGATAGAAAGGGTAACCACAGAGGATGCAGTTGTATTGATTTGCGAAGAAACAGTAGGTGACGCAGGATCACACACTTGGCCTCGATCCGTTGAAAGCTACAAGGAAGCGTTTGCTGATTTTACCTTAATCGATCATAAAACACGAACTGTAGAACCCACATATCCGGAACATGCCGGAGAAATAATGATATTTAAAAGATGA
- a CDS encoding UDP-glucuronic acid decarboxylase family protein produces the protein MARIVVTGGAGFLGSHLCESLLKDGHEVIAMDNLVSGRTENLDGFFHHDRFTFYEHDVTEFVHVTGNVDWVCHLASLASPVFYQDHPIKTLKVGALGTHKTLGLAKEKDAKYLFTSTSEVYGDPEVNPQPEDYRGNVDPYGPRSCYDESKRYAESLIRSYRDQHDLDVRVARVFNTYGPRMRLDDGRVVPTFLRQALESEPLTVHGDGSQTRSFCYVSDLIAGLRALMDADVQTPINIGNPDERTIQDLAEVVIDVTDSDSDIVYEGRPEQDPDIRKPDLSKAREHLDWEPSIPLREGIERTKVDIAKKSHQRDQQDEICK, from the coding sequence ATGGCTAGGATTGTCGTTACCGGCGGGGCGGGCTTTCTCGGTTCGCATCTGTGTGAATCACTACTCAAAGACGGTCACGAAGTCATCGCGATGGATAACCTGGTGAGCGGTCGAACGGAGAATCTGGACGGGTTTTTCCATCATGATCGATTTACGTTCTATGAACACGACGTAACCGAGTTCGTCCACGTGACGGGTAACGTTGACTGGGTCTGTCATCTAGCGAGCCTCGCCTCGCCGGTGTTCTACCAGGACCATCCAATCAAGACACTAAAGGTCGGTGCGCTCGGCACACACAAGACCCTCGGACTGGCGAAAGAAAAGGACGCAAAGTACCTGTTTACCTCTACTAGCGAAGTGTACGGCGATCCGGAAGTCAATCCCCAGCCCGAAGACTACCGCGGAAACGTCGATCCGTACGGCCCGCGATCCTGTTACGACGAATCGAAACGCTACGCAGAGTCGCTGATTCGGTCCTATCGCGACCAACACGATCTTGACGTCCGTGTCGCGCGGGTTTTCAATACATATGGTCCCCGGATGCGACTCGACGACGGGCGTGTCGTGCCGACCTTTCTCCGGCAAGCACTGGAGAGCGAACCGCTGACCGTTCACGGTGACGGGAGTCAAACGCGGAGTTTCTGCTACGTTTCCGACCTCATCGCAGGGCTTCGGGCGTTGATGGATGCGGACGTACAAACACCGATCAATATCGGGAATCCCGACGAACGGACGATCCAAGACTTAGCGGAGGTCGTCATCGATGTGACCGACAGCGATAGCGATATTGTCTACGAAGGGCGTCCAGAACAGGACCCAGACATCCGGAAGCCCGATCTCTCGAAAGCACGTGAGCATCTTGACTGGGAACCGTCGATTCCGCTCCGTGAAGGGATCGAACGGACGAAAGTAGATATTGCAAAGAAGTCGCATCAGAGAGACCAACAAGACGAAATTTGCAAATAG
- a CDS encoding glycosyltransferase family 4 protein, with amino-acid sequence MDRSLRVLLVTLNYPPPPGGIQTVTKNLEHGLRAEGHACKVLHLPMADTSRSVGDYIPRPSRLYNWRSLTNRDFPYLNFVYRKTMNAIREFNPDIVHALHCNNWTALVAARNHGIARVLSAHALELQNTPLARTAIGDADSVHVPSRFTENQVCKIHSKAETNVIPPAINVDEYRKMSKRSNIDSQSGPIVCIGRFVDRKNIETVIRSWNYFPPHVREGRELLVVGDGPNRAEIETLASEDDNIRLLGWVSEQTKRELLAKASVFVLVPSRDGYDAEGFGIVYIEAQAAGTPVVGSTTGGVPEAIGNGGLTVEDETDPKAVARAIETMVTNDSIRSEKVFNANQRIEQFDIPAVTEQHVASYRSLLTE; translated from the coding sequence ATGGATCGGTCTCTTCGAGTGCTACTCGTCACGCTTAATTACCCGCCACCACCGGGGGGGATTCAGACAGTGACGAAAAACCTTGAACACGGACTCCGTGCAGAGGGTCACGCCTGTAAAGTACTTCACCTTCCGATGGCAGACACTTCGCGTTCAGTCGGGGACTACATTCCTCGGCCATCACGTCTATACAACTGGAGAAGCCTTACGAATCGTGACTTTCCGTATTTAAACTTCGTCTATCGGAAAACAATGAACGCGATTCGTGAATTCAATCCCGACATCGTTCATGCATTACACTGTAACAACTGGACAGCTCTGGTCGCGGCACGAAATCACGGGATAGCGCGTGTCCTTTCAGCTCACGCTCTCGAATTACAAAATACACCACTTGCCAGAACTGCTATCGGCGATGCGGATTCCGTGCACGTTCCGTCTCGGTTCACTGAAAATCAGGTATGCAAAATCCACTCCAAGGCCGAGACGAACGTTATTCCACCTGCAATCAATGTAGACGAATATCGCAAGATGTCGAAACGCTCAAATATCGATTCTCAGTCCGGGCCAATCGTTTGCATCGGCCGATTCGTAGATAGAAAGAACATTGAGACAGTTATTCGGTCTTGGAACTATTTTCCGCCACACGTCAGGGAAGGTCGAGAACTGTTGGTCGTCGGAGATGGTCCGAACCGAGCCGAAATCGAAACACTTGCTTCCGAAGATGACAACATTCGTCTCCTTGGATGGGTAAGCGAACAAACCAAGCGTGAATTACTTGCCAAAGCTAGCGTGTTCGTCTTAGTTCCTTCTCGGGACGGATACGACGCAGAAGGGTTTGGAATCGTGTATATTGAGGCCCAAGCCGCAGGAACTCCTGTCGTCGGTTCCACTACTGGTGGGGTGCCCGAAGCGATTGGTAATGGAGGCCTCACTGTTGAAGATGAGACCGATCCGAAAGCTGTAGCGAGAGCGATTGAAACGATGGTGACGAACGATAGTATTCGATCAGAGAAGGTCTTCAATGCTAATCAACGCATTGAACAGTTTGATATTCCCGCGGTCACCGAGCAACACGTGGCGTCATATCGTAGTCTACTAACTGAATGA